Sequence from the Brassica napus cultivar Da-Ae unplaced genomic scaffold, Da-Ae ScsIHWf_2889;HRSCAF=3673, whole genome shotgun sequence genome:
gaaagagaagttagcatacgttaatacaaatgtataatgtggttagaaatttttaaacaaaattaaagagtgtaaatttcattatatatagcatttaccgaaaaactaatttttgtaggggttaaccttcagattttataagaaaaatcaaaaaatttgataatctttttttattgcatagttgcattcttaaCAGATATacgatgatggtcaaagaggtttgaaatatatgttgtgtccgtttctctagagaatgtatattttataatgtttagtccactgatttaagtagtatataaaatttattaaattaaaaatttaaaaactatagtCATGTCTAAGTACCATGAAATaaagtttagcatatattaatataaatgtataatgttgttagaaatttttaaacaacattaaagagagtttagcatacattaatacattcGAGTTTTATACGAGAACAAACGATGCATACTTGTGTATAAAGGGTTGTCGGAATGAAACTACATGCATAACGTAGGTTTAAAAATCTAGTTATCACAGAAACAGAGAGAAAGGTAAAGTAAAAGGGGTAAGACACATCTTccctaacaaaacaaaaacaaaacaaaggcgAGAAGCTTCGAAGAAGGCAAGAATTATATAAAGGTAACAAAGTGCCTAAGCCTATATATAGAATGCTGATACTTAACCACAAAGCAGTGCTTTCAAAGCTGTCTTAAAGTTTGGGACACATATCTTCTTCTCAATTATAAGCATATCattcttttaatatattctcATTGCTTTTGTATTGATTCGTGCCTACAAAAGTTCCTTCTTTATAACATacattcatttttcttttccaaGAGTTTGAAAGATAAAAGGAGTTTAGTTTCCATTATTTAGTCCATGTATATCGTCTTATAATAAAAAGGGACTTATTATTCTGTCAACATATGCTTAGAAACCTATCCTCAACTTTGTCTGGTGAAGTCATATATTCTAATATTAACCAAAAACCATATATATAGTACATGTGAATAATGAATAAGAACGATATATCAATCCTCTCACTCTCAGTGACAGCTTTGCATCATCATATGTAACCCCATGTTAATTACTTGCTGCATTGTTTGCAAGGGATACCTTTTTCTACCTTCGGAGAAGACATCGTATTCATTCCATGGTTTAATGAATACATTCCAGTAGATTACATATAAATTAACAGATCCCTCACaaacatacaaataaatatatgtggaagcattcaatttaaattgttatggTTTATTTTCTGAATTTATTATCCACAATTCATAGAGTTATCAAGTATAtcccaaaacataaaaaagcGTTTGATATAAGTCATACAATAAGAAtctaaatatagagaaaaaagcACATAATAAACTTGAACAAGCTTATCGAATTAGGATTACATTTATTGGAATCACATAGAAGCACACATACTACGATATAAGAACAAATTTTCTTCCCAACGACTACGTACGTTTAAAGAAGCTTAAGCTGAAGAACAAGAATAAGAAAGTGATGGAATCAGTCACGAGTCTCGTGGAACCTTCTGATGAAATCAGTGGACTTCCGGTTAATAGCTGGTTCGACAACGTACCAATTATAGAAGTTGCCTTCACTATCTTCACCATACATCTCGTCGTCTGTTCCTGCCGGGTTTGATCCCTGTCTTCTCCTCCACCATGCCTTGAAGCTGCCGAAGAAGCCAAACAAGAAACGCCAAGAACCTCCCATTATAAAATccttttagaaaaagaaaaacgttAAGAGACAGAGAGATGTGTTTTGCTTCTGTATGTCTAAAGATGCATATAAGCATGTGAGTGAATGTGAGGTCtgatggtttagggttcaaaGACACATGCTCTCTCTTTATAGAAGGCTGGCTAAGTTGGAATCCTAGAGGAACCATGCGAAACACCCCCACCAACCAATAAAATACTCTTTCCCTTTCAAGTTATTTTTTGCtgtaaactaatttttttgttataataaaaattattttatgattctaaaccaaatgtttttattgatttattttttgaaatattaattaaatttattaaaataataaatatatattatagaattctaataattaaattagagtaaaatttgataattaaaatatttttagatgtgTGAGATATTACTTAAACGACATATAAATTGAAATAGATGGAATATAACTTTTCACTTCTTTTTCCCGAAAACGAGCCATTAAATAACACATAGgcataaagttttttttttttttttttggcataaaGTTTATATTGCAATATTTGTATTAAGCAAACCAACATTTGTCACCGAATTAAAACGGCACACACTCTACTTATGCAACCTAAAAACGTCAGGCTGTTTTCCGAGCCAATCCAGAACCAAAAGATTAACGAATAACTTCGGTAATCTCGAGGTTCAGCTAGAAACCGAGCGACGGCAGAAATCGACGGCGATGAACAGACTGAGATGGGTCGGAGAGGGAGACATCTGGGAGCTAGACATGTCAACTCCCATAACACTCGAAGCCACGGCACGAGCCGTTTCCAACGACCCTCTCCCACTAGGTCTCTCAAGAGGAACTCGTCTCTCTCGCCCAAAGCAAGCAGAGTTCTTCCACCGCTTCATGGCCACACCTCTCATCCCTTCCTTCTCCCCTCTCGCTGGTGGCCTCTCTCTCCAAAAAGTCCTCACTTTCCCTTTCCCCAACAACTGGTAACACTTCCTCAAGCTTCACTCTTCCTAAAGATCCAATTTTTATTGTCCTGATAGTGTCGATCATGTTGGTTTTGTAATGTACTAGGTTTGTGTCTCTTCTGGGTCAGTTCGATGTTCAAAGATTCGTGTCGGAGGTGAAAAAGACTGAAGCTTTTGTTCGAGGGTCAGCTTCTCGGTTAAGCACACTCGGCAAGCAGTTAAAGGATAAGTCTTTGTACGCGTTAGGCTTCTGCTCTGAGCTGTTGTTAACACCGGAGGATACTCTGCTTCTCACCTATGATACTTACAAGTGTGATCCTAACAAGAATCCAAGAGCTAAAGCTGTCTTCAATCACAAGGCAATTCCTCTCTTATCAAAATTTTCCCAATGTGATTGTATTTTACTTAGTGAttgctattgtttttttttcagtttccgCTTCATACTCTGACAGCAGAAGCGGTTTGGCCTGGACTGTATGTGGATAAAGATGGTGAATATTGGGATGTGCCGTTGTCAATGGCTGTTGATCTAGCTTCTCTTCCTGCTGAGTCTGGTTTAAGTTACCATTTATGTTTGCATCATCACAGTGGAAGGCCCAAGAAGTTTAATTGTGATGATGATGTGGAAGTGGATGTGGAAGCGCCTCCTCCAGCTTCTTTGCTTCCTGGTTTGTCTTTAAAATCCGCGGTTTCTTATAGAGCCAACATGGATCTCTGGAGGGGTATCACTCCGAAGCTAGAAGCCTGCAAGCCTTATGACATCTTTCTCAGTAGCCCTCATGTCTCAGTATCTGGGATCATCGGTATGATAAGTTTCTTAGACTCATTTTCAGAAGCATTGTTAATTAGGATGATCTTTCTGATAACTTCCATTGAATCAACAGGTAGTGTGATGACTGCAGCGTTCGGTGAAAATTCAATAAGAACAAAACTTGAGAAGGATTCTGAAGGTGTAGGAGGGTTCTCTCTTCATTTACCATCTGTAAACTCCGGATTCATGGCTGATGCCTTAGGACGTGCATCACTCACAGCTCAATATGGAAACTTTCAGAAGCTCTTCTTTGATCTCACCCGTTTCCACGCTAGACTAGACTTCCCTCATGGTCTGAGGTTCCTTTCCGGCGCCACTAGTGTCGCACAAGAGCTTTTGAATTCTCGGCAGCCTAGTTTAGAAGCGTTTCAGAGAATCTGCCCTGAAGTAGCAGTATCTCTGCAGCAACAGGTAAGAAGAAGTTTTAACTATCCTGCTATCTCAGGATTCATAAGTTTTCAGCTACTTGATTTATGGAATATGTTGCAGATTGTTGGACCGTTTAGTTTAAGAGCTGAGTCTGGAATTCGGATTGATCTGAAGAATGGATCTAACCCTATGACTATCCACAACACAGTGTTTGCTGTGGAGTATGCTCTCCAAGTGCTTGCTTCTGCCAAGGCTGTCGCGTGGTACTCACCAAAACAAAGAGAATTCATGATTGAGCTTCGCTTCTACGAGACCTAGCCTCAGGACATGTGAAGATTGTAACAGATTTATATACCCAAATTATTACAGACACTGGAGTGACCATAAACACAGATTGTCTGGTCTTTGTAGCATTAGttgttatttttattcaaaaccaaaaatattttctttcaatCCAATTTGAGCAGACAGATCGGTTTAAATCGCTCTTGATCAGTAAATAGGTTTAAACTAGGTAGGATAAGAGATATTATAcagaaaaatacatttatattctcGATTGAATTAATATGTTGgtctttaaataattttttttaattttttgttaattacataatttgtttattgaTGAGCTgatctcatttaaaaaaaaaagtcaaaaaattACTTaccgcataagaacctaacgtttaggtcgAAAAATCTCGGGTCTATTtgattacaatgaaactatgtcagctcggtaTTATATCATcatttagtaatttaaaaattaattatggttatggGAAGTTTACGTTTACGTATCAATcatatctatcttcaatatttttctctttttcattttggttattgttcgatataaatattgattttgaagtttattctcatttcgtttgtttgttttgacctgagatttaaaaaatacttatgatttaaaataattaaagagatacatacttagatTAAGATCTGcatcttttgtaaaataaatattttatatttattttatatttttctacatattatgaaataataaaataataatattaaataactaagaaatcaattactattatataataaattggcgtgtacatataaattaaattatcactcttgtttattcgcaatcagtTTAAGGTAACTTATTATTTcgaatcacattaaatataagTCAGTTTAAAATTCGTAAATCAATTTTAATCGGTTAaactaaaaacatttttattattttgctcaaaaaactaaataacattaaaatacattatttataaaCCAATTTGGACCGAAACGGAAGCCAGCCCTATAATACTCTTTCTGAGGCAGAGGGTAAGAAAACCATAACGAACACTTGGGAAAATTGCTTGCTCCCGAGTTTGGGGATTTTTGAGACCTTTTCAATTCTCGAGGATCGAATTGGTTCACTTCACACGAATGAACGGCGTGACTGTGAGCAGTTACCCATCATCTTCTTCTCACAGTCGTCTAAGGAGATGGCTCCACCAGGAAACCACCACCGTTATCCAGAATTGAAATCTCCTCTGCGGAGACAAGTCCACGCTCCTTCTCCTGTCCGAAAGTTCGGTTTCTCTGCTTTCACAAGACAGAATCGTAACGCTGTAGGACAAGTTTCTGGTAACGCTTTACTCAATGGGAACTGTAACAGCTTAGAAAGGAACACACTTGATTTGCGTTTGCAATGTAGAATGGATAGAGAAGTGATTGATGttgacgacgacgacgacgacgacgaggTTGATTACGTGGAGGTGATATCCGATGATGACGAGGTTGAGATTGTTGAGAACGTTGTGGCTATGGAAGAAGAGAGTGAAAAGGAAGTGTCTTTAGATGGTTTGAATGTGGAAAATGGGAGCTTGATGGtggtggatgatgatgatgatcctcAAGCTGATAAGAAAAGTTTGAATCGCCCTGTGACTGATGTTTGTAGCTTTGAAGCGTATAGAAAGGCTCTCAAGAGCGCTGAGAACCGGACTTCGAAACTGAAAGCCAGAGGCTTTGGTGATTTTTTGAGAGAAAGGTGTCGTGGTTTGTTGCAAAGCTTGCGTTCCTTTTTTAGACAAGACGAAGAACCAGTACAGGTTTGGCTTCTTTATAGTTTTGGTGTCTTAAGTTTGTGtgtttatgtttcttttaattgttttttttaggaTGGACGGAGTGAACCATTTGAACCACTTTCCAAAGAAGAGTTGACAGCAGTCAAGGATGCATTCTCAGCTAATGTTCAGTTTGGTCTCCTGTTTACTTTCTCTAATGATTTCTTTATAATGTTTTTGTTATATAATGCTATGAACGTCTCTTTGGCTGCAGCAACATCTTGGTTTCACATGAGAATTCAAATATTGACATTACTGTGGAGAAACTGAGGTGTCTTAAACCAGGTCAATGGCTGAACGATGAGGTTAGTCACTGTGCTCTAAACCTCACTCTTTTCCAGTTAGAAACCTCTATGATTTAGTTAAAAGCTTGAACTTTGTTCTTTGTAGGTGATTAATCTGTATCTGGTATTGCTGAAAGAAAGGGAAGCTAGAGAGCCAAAGAAGTTTATCAAATGTCATTTTTTCAATACATTTTTCTTCACCAAGGTTATATACACATTCCTCTGACATATGAGTTTTAAGGCTTTGTCTCCTATATATGTTCATGAATTTTAACGAGAAGACATAACTTTAACTCATACCTCAGTTAGTTAATTCGGGGACTGGATACAACTACAATGCAGTCAGAAGATGGACTTCAATGAAGAAGTTGGGTTACCATCTTATAGATTGTGACAAGGTAAACTTCTTTTTGTGTGAATTTTCTCTATGTTCCACTCTCTAATAGACCTTTGTTTTTGTTGTGGACAGATATTTATCCCTATACATATGAACATTCACTGGACTTTGGCTGTTATTAATATAAAGGAACGAAAATTCCAGTATCTTGATTCGTACAAAGGAAGAGAGCCTAGAATCCTCGATGCGCTGGTAAGTATTTGAGTAAATGAAACATGTTTTAATCTTCTCATATGGAGCCTgattatgtagttttttttcatttgtcaGGCTAGATACTTTGCCGATGAAGTTAAGGATAAGAATCAAGTAGATGTTGATGTAAGTCAATGGAGACAAGAGTTTGTGCAGGACCTTCCTGAGCAGAGTAATGGGTATGGTATCATTCTTTTCTAACTAGTTCGTACATCCACATTAGCTGTGTGTGACTTGTTTCTCTGTATTTTGCAGATTTGATTGTGGAATGTTTATGCTGAAGTACATGGACTTCTACAGCAGAGGTCTGGATCTTTGTTTCACTGAGGTAAAATCAAAGGAAACTCTATTTAGAAACTGTTATCGTGTGAGAGAGAGACTAAAGAGTGCTGAATGTTAAAGATGTTTGCGTGATTTTGCACAGGAACATATGGCATACTTCCGGGTTAGGACAGCGAAGGAGATTCTGCAACTGAGAGctgagtgatttttttttttgaaaagagaaTAGTTTTGAAAGGTTTTTCATGTAGATAGTGTTGGAGAGAGTTACTAAGTTAGTTGtgttcttaaatattttggtgtACATACAGAAAAGGATAACAATGTGGTTGTGTTATGACTGTTATCTCTGTTGGTAGTGAAaatttgaatgatttttttctcactattctatcttcttctttttttacaaattttcacTATTAAATGCAttgaatttgatattttaaaattttctaaattaaaaattaaaaattaaaataatgtgGTTGAATAAAGATATCAAAGCTTATTACTCTCACCAAACTTATTACTTAGAATCAATGTTTCTAACCTTAGTGTGATACTTGTACATGTATTACATGGCATAGTATGAACATCAAGCATGCTTGCTCCATTCCAACTTTTGCAACCAAAAAATACGTATACATCAATGTTAAGAAGTTACGTGATAGTCAAACAATCAAGTACCTGCTTCAGAACATGTCAAAAACAAAAGACATACTTGGCTGAAAagcaacaagaagaaaaaactatTATATACACTAAACAGTGCGTTCGCTGATACTGCCTCAACGGAAACTCCAGAATGCAATGACATTTGTTTACTTTCTAGTAACCAAAAATGTCAAATGCAAGGACTAATAGAGTAATAGTTATTAAGATCTTAATGGGTTCTACTACATTTTGATGTAATAAAAGTACCAAAAGATGCTTCATAAATATTTCACAGCGGGAAATTGATCGTATTCACATGGTCACGtctgaagtatctatttttcTGCAGGTTTTTGGATTATGTATGACAAGTACAAATTTGGGTCCCCatgaagaacaaacaaaaattgaatatatatcaaaaataatttatatgaacAGAGTTTAGTCAGAAGGCAGCCTTTTTCCCTTCTGTCACTCTGCAGAATTGTTCGTCTTTATATTTTTCACCCTCGTGGACCACTTTTGATGTCATTGTCCCGGACCATCACTTCCACACACATTACATCATCTGATTATTCAATCTGAATTTGTTAATGATATCACAACACTGCTGTTATGTCTGAAAAAAATCCCACTTATTAATTATATCATCTCATTATCAAATATGAATTTGTTAATGTTAATATTCCTAACAGCTTTGTGATGTCACTATATATAGACATTTCAATGTTTCCCCCCACCTTACAAACTTGTGGTTTTGGTCGGCCAGCAAACTACATGTTGGCTTTGCATTTAGTGTGATGTTATATACAGATTAGCTGGTTGGTGATCTAACTAAATTGATGATAGTGTTGTAGATGTTGTTgacttcttgttgttgttgcatgTCTTAACTTGTAATTTGTGGGGctccaaaacaaaataagaagaTAAAACTAGTGAGTGTTGGAATCATAATGCATGTGCAAAAGCATGTGGCCTTTTGATTCCACTCATTTAATACTCAGAACCCTAAAACCTGTTGACTGCTTTTCAAGTGggttttgaatcttttgataCAAATATTAGGCCTAACAAATATAATAGTACTACAAGACAAAATTCGACATTGTTTAATGTTTATTAGGTAATAATGATCCATTAATAAGAACATAATCATAGAAAAAACAAGACCAAACAGAAATTGTATCCTCCTAAAGGTTTCAAGCTTTTGTGAGTATGAAGATGAACATAGcatgaaatagaaaatagtgtGACATTACATTACTAGTTGTACTCAAAAGATCGAACCAATGTCcaaataactaactaaacacaTGAATGAAATATGATATTATATAGAGATTAAAAGTACTTTATAATTTATCTCTTTTAGCTtttcatagcaaccaaggaagGAACTGAGTCCAAGTTTGGAGATGTGTTCTTGTCAGTAGTTGAAGACTCTGTAATAGTACGATCTCTATGACTATTAGTCTTGGCTCTCATTGGACTAGCAAAAGCCCATCCCCAGCTTCTATTCGCCATCTTATGATGAACAACGGTTGATGATGCTGATGATGTCATAATCATAAACCCACCAAAGATACCACCACATTTAACCATTTCACTCATGGCATCATCAGCTgcttcaccaccaccaccaccattacTAATAACCTTTGTGGATTCTCTCTGTGACTCAATCCTTCTCAGTGCGCAATCTCCAAACCCATTAGAGATCCTCTCAAAGAAGTCTCCAGAGAAGCTTCTGCTTCCACATCCTACAGATCTAGACCTCAACACTTTCCTCCCAAAAGAagatccaccaccaccactaccACTGCCAACACTGTTTGTTGGCGTTTCTACAACAACTTTGTTGTTAGTactctcatcttcttcctccactATCATATCAATACCTCCTCCACCAACAACCCTCTTGGGTGTCTCTGCTGTTATCTGGTTTCTTGGCTTAGAAGAATGGCTAACTTTTTTGGTGGTTTGGTGTTTGGAAGAGTAGAGATGAAGAAAGGACCAGAACCCACTTCGCTTCCTCTGGTTGAAACCCTCACCGTATGAAGCAGCCGTTGACTTGCTTCTCTTGTAGATAAGATTAGCtgaagaggatgaagaagctgcGAGCATACTCTTCTTCTTGGCAATTACAAACGggaggttgttgttgttgttattgtctCTTCCGTTGCTTCCAGATGAGAGGGATAGAGCAAGAGAGGTGTTGGAAGAAGGAGAGGAGGAAGATTTGGGAGAAGAGAGGTGGTTTGGTTTAGGGAGAGGGAAAGAGGAAGTGACAAGCTTACCGAGCTTTTCTTGGAGACATAAGGGGCAGATACCACCAGGGTTTTTTGTGTAAGGATGTGTTATGCATTGCATCCCTTCTCCCATGTCTTGATCTTTGTGTTCCACCATTACAAGAAGATTAAACAACGATGATGAAGAAAACCAAACTCGTTGAGTCctctcttgtttctctgttTATGTGTGTAATGAAGGAGAAACTGAGCTTTTAGCTTCttttgagaaagagagagagtttactTGTTTGTGagtgagatgagatgagagAGTTtgtaagagaaagagaaaggcgTCGTCGAGATCCCCCCAAGTGCACGTGGGACTTCTGACCTGTACCGTTAAGACCACCccctttgattatttatttttgtagattttactttttattt
This genomic interval carries:
- the LOC125602528 gene encoding protein TRIGALACTOSYLDIACYLGLYCEROL 4, chloroplastic-like, translating into MNRLRWVGEGDIWELDMSTPITLEATARAVSNDPLPLGLSRGTRLSRPKQAEFFHRFMATPLIPSFSPLAGGLSLQKVLTFPFPNNWFVSLLGQFDVQRFVSEVKKTEAFVRGSASRLSTLGKQLKDKSLYALGFCSELLLTPEDTLLLTYDTYKCDPNKNPRAKAVFNHKFPLHTLTAEAVWPGLYVDKDGEYWDVPLSMAVDLASLPAESGLSYHLCLHHHSGRPKKFNCDDDVEVDVEAPPPASLLPGLSLKSAVSYRANMDLWRGITPKLEACKPYDIFLSSPHVSVSGIIGSVMTAAFGENSIRTKLEKDSEGVGGFSLHLPSVNSGFMADALGRASLTAQYGNFQKLFFDLTRFHARLDFPHGLRFLSGATSVAQELLNSRQPSLEAFQRICPEVAVSLQQQIVGPFSLRAESGIRIDLKNGSNPMTIHNTVFAVEYALQVLASAKAVAWYSPKQREFMIELRFYET
- the LOC106346103 gene encoding ubiquitin-like-specific protease 1A isoform X1, whose amino-acid sequence is MAPPGNHHRYPELKSPLRRQVHAPSPVRKFGFSAFTRQNRNAVGQVSGNALLNGNCNSLERNTLDLRLQCRMDREVIDVDDDDDDDEVDYVEVISDDDEVEIVENVVAMEEESEKEVSLDGLNVENGSLMVVDDDDDPQADKKSLNRPVTDVCSFEAYRKALKSAENRTSKLKARGFGDFLRERCRGLLQSLRSFFRQDEEPDGRSEPFEPLSKEELTAVKDAFSANVHNILVSHENSNIDITVEKLRCLKPGQWLNDEVINLYLVLLKEREAREPKKFIKCHFFNTFFFTKLVNSGTGYNYNAVRRWTSMKKLGYHLIDCDKIFIPIHMNIHWTLAVINIKERKFQYLDSYKGREPRILDALARYFADEVKDKNQVDVDVSQWRQEFVQDLPEQSNGFDCGMFMLKYMDFYSRGLDLCFTEEHMAYFRVRTAKEILQLRAE
- the LOC106346105 gene encoding uncharacterized protein LOC106346105 encodes the protein MVEHKDQDMGEGMQCITHPYTKNPGGICPLCLQEKLGKLVTSSFPLPKPNHLSSPKSSSSPSSNTSLALSLSSGSNGRDNNNNNNLPFVIAKKKSMLAASSSSSANLIYKRSKSTAASYGEGFNQRKRSGFWSFLHLYSSKHQTTKKVSHSSKPRNQITAETPKRVVGGGGIDMIVEEEDESTNNKVVVETPTNSVGSGSGGGGSSFGRKVLRSRSVGCGSRSFSGDFFERISNGFGDCALRRIESQRESTKVISNGGGGGEAADDAMSEMVKCGGIFGGFMIMTSSASSTVVHHKMANRSWGWAFASPMRAKTNSHRDRTITESSTTDKNTSPNLDSVPSLVAMKS
- the LOC106346103 gene encoding ubiquitin-like-specific protease 1A isoform X2; this translates as MAPPGNHHRYPELKSPLRRQVHAPSPVRKFGFSAFTRQNRNAVGQVSGNALLNGNCNSLERNTLDLRLQCRMDREVIDVDDDDDDDEVDYVEVISDDDEVEIVENVVAMEEESEKEVSLDGLNVENGSLMVVDDDDDPQADKKSLNRPVTDVCSFEAYRKALKSAENRTSKLKARGFGDFLRERCRGLLQSLRSFFRQDEEPVQDGRSEPFEPLSKEELTAVKDAFSANVHNILVSHENSNIDITVEKLRCLKPGQWLNDEVINLYLVLLKEREAREPKKFIKCHFFNTFFFTKLVNSGTGYNYNAVRRWTSMKKLGYHLIDCDKIFIPIHMNIHWTLAVINIKERKFQYLDSYKGREPRILDALARYFADEVKDKNQVDVDVSQWRQEFVQDLPEQSNGFDCGMFMLKYMDFYSRGLDLCFTEEHMAYFRVRTAKEILQLRAE